In Alteromonas naphthalenivorans, one DNA window encodes the following:
- a CDS encoding RecQ family ATP-dependent DNA helicase produces MTTDYSSLLQTLFGFPSFRSGQQEVVDSLLNQRSSLAIFPTGSGKSLCYQFVATQLPHLTLVVSPLLALMKDQLAFLHSKGIAAASIDLTLTAEQNKQVMNDVRSGECKILMVSVERFKNERFRQFIESIQVSMLVIDEAHCISEWGHNFRPDYLKLPAYQQELNIPLVLLLTATATKKVKLDMARRFNIAPDNIVQTGFYRPNLNLNVLPVVEKNKNQALLEELQRQQGAGIVYVTLQQTAEQVARFLQQNGVAASAYHAGLDSDIRQNIQQDFMVNKLQVVVATIAFGMGIDKSDIRFVVHYDLPKSIENYSQEIGRGGRDGQNANCTVLANLDGLVTIENFVYGDTPDKSAIERVIKDIASQAPEQSTSASHGGASGGTYQWETQINSLSTLSNIRQLPLKTLLVQLELAKVIRPLYAYFAEFKYRFNTDKADILNLFSKERSDFLNAVFTHTDMKKVWGVVNFDSIFEHYGAERARVVTALEYLHEHNHIELASRLITDVYEVNQQALLADDSPNSLAENLAHYFAENERKEVKRIAALVRFFELNTCLNYNLSAYFDDQQAPKECGHCSVCNGKVAKLDYSTPIPQPDKEQVAQAMAALNTHLEGKFNETITESIYCRFLTAMTMPLFTRLKVRQVAGFGSCEFCRYADVKAVVSEILDEGARP; encoded by the coding sequence ATGACCACAGACTACTCTTCATTGTTACAAACCCTTTTTGGATTTCCATCGTTTCGTAGTGGTCAGCAAGAGGTTGTAGATAGTCTGCTTAATCAGCGCTCGTCACTTGCCATATTTCCCACAGGTTCAGGTAAGTCGTTATGCTATCAATTTGTAGCAACGCAACTACCACATCTAACCTTAGTAGTGTCGCCATTGTTGGCCCTGATGAAAGATCAGCTCGCCTTTTTACATAGTAAAGGCATAGCTGCCGCAAGCATCGATTTAACACTAACCGCTGAACAAAATAAGCAAGTCATGAACGACGTACGTTCTGGTGAATGCAAAATACTCATGGTGTCGGTAGAGCGTTTTAAGAACGAACGCTTCAGGCAGTTTATAGAGTCGATTCAAGTTTCAATGTTAGTGATTGATGAAGCCCACTGTATCTCTGAATGGGGGCACAACTTTCGTCCTGATTACTTGAAACTACCAGCCTATCAGCAAGAATTAAACATTCCCTTAGTGTTACTGCTGACTGCGACGGCCACTAAAAAAGTGAAGCTTGATATGGCACGTCGGTTTAATATTGCGCCAGATAATATTGTGCAAACGGGATTCTATCGGCCCAACCTTAATTTGAATGTACTGCCGGTTGTTGAGAAGAATAAAAACCAAGCCTTACTGGAAGAACTTCAACGCCAACAAGGCGCGGGTATAGTATACGTAACGTTGCAACAAACTGCCGAACAAGTCGCACGGTTTTTACAACAAAATGGGGTCGCAGCAAGCGCCTATCATGCCGGACTAGACAGCGATATTCGCCAAAACATTCAACAAGATTTCATGGTGAACAAGCTACAAGTGGTAGTGGCCACTATTGCGTTTGGCATGGGCATTGATAAATCTGATATTCGTTTTGTTGTACATTACGACTTACCCAAGTCTATAGAGAACTACAGCCAAGAAATTGGTCGAGGTGGCCGCGACGGACAAAACGCTAACTGCACGGTGCTGGCCAACCTAGATGGCCTAGTGACAATTGAAAACTTTGTTTATGGCGATACGCCAGACAAATCCGCTATTGAACGGGTAATTAAAGACATTGCCAGTCAAGCTCCTGAGCAAAGTACTAGTGCCTCACACGGCGGCGCAAGTGGCGGTACGTATCAATGGGAAACCCAAATAAATAGCTTGTCGACCTTAAGCAATATTCGTCAGCTACCGCTTAAAACCTTGCTAGTACAACTAGAACTCGCCAAGGTTATTCGCCCTTTATACGCCTATTTTGCTGAGTTCAAATACCGTTTTAATACCGACAAAGCCGACATTCTCAACCTATTTAGCAAAGAGCGAAGCGATTTTCTAAACGCCGTCTTCACCCATACCGATATGAAAAAAGTATGGGGCGTAGTGAATTTCGACAGTATTTTTGAGCACTACGGGGCTGAACGCGCAAGAGTAGTAACGGCATTAGAATATTTACACGAACACAATCATATCGAGCTAGCGTCGCGGTTAATTACCGATGTATATGAGGTTAATCAGCAAGCACTGTTAGCAGATGATTCACCCAATAGCCTAGCCGAAAACCTCGCCCACTATTTTGCTGAAAATGAACGTAAAGAAGTAAAACGTATTGCCGCCTTAGTACGGTTCTTCGAGCTTAACACCTGTTTAAACTATAACTTATCGGCGTATTTTGATGACCAACAGGCGCCAAAAGAATGCGGCCACTGCAGTGTGTGCAATGGTAAAGTGGCCAAATTAGACTATTCAACGCCTATCCCCCAGCCAGATAAAGAACAAGTAGCCCAGGCGATGGCTGCCCTTAATACTCACCTTGAAGGTAAGTTTAACGAAACCATCACTGAATCTATCTATTGCCGTTTTTTAACCGCCATGACCATGCCTTTATTTACCCGTTTAAAAGTAAGGCAAGTTGCAGGGTTTGGCAGCTGCGAGTTTTGCAGATATGCGGATGTGAAAGCCGTTGTTAGCGAGATTTTAGATGAAGGTGCTAGGCCTTAA